The following nucleotide sequence is from Salvia miltiorrhiza cultivar Shanhuang (shh) chromosome 7, IMPLAD_Smil_shh, whole genome shotgun sequence.
TTATTGAGAAGGCAGGCGTGGCTCATAAGATCGAATTCATTAATTCAGACGCAGTCACTGCTATCAACGAATTACTGGATAATGTGAGTCTATgcatttaattaaatgtatttgaATAGAGAAATATAAGTGAAAATAATGAACAGGGAGAAGAAGGGACGTTCGATTTCGCATTTGTGGACGCGGACAAGGAAAACTACATCAAGTACCACGAGCTGCTGCTGAAGCTTGTGAGGGTGGGAGGAATGATCGCCTACGACAACACCTTGTGGTCCGGCACCGTCGCATTGGCCGACGATGATCTCACCCAGGAGTGGAAGGATAAGATCGGCGATACTCGCATCTTTCTTAGGAATTTGAACACCTTTTTGGCCAATGATTCTCGCATCGACCTCGCTCATCTTTCCGTTGGAGATGGCCTCTCGCTTTGCACCCGCCTTCACTGATTTCCTATCTtgctataaataaataatcctcTTCACAAACACAAATCTTCACTTGTTCTCTCTTTTGCCAAAATAATCATTCACTTCTGCTTGTTACTATGATTTTGTAATTACtcccaaattattttttctcaaaATATAGTCCACTGTCTTCATTTAAATtatcttaatatttttttattaaaataatattatttacaatatttaataaaaaaaatactataaataagagtaaaatagaataattatatataaaactatACATGTCAAATACTGTAACATTATTAAATGTATTTTCTGAAACCATTTTTAGCGGGATGGTTGTGTTTGCCAACTTTTGACTTTGAGGAATGACCGAGTAAAAATACAAAATGATTGCAACAGATTATTTATATAAGAtttgttggaataaatagcATATTTAATACCATAATTACTttggtaattaatggaattaaatgatatttttggaatctacatgttgagtagattaatttggcatatttacttgttcaaatctgtaaagaattgaatgaataattaatgcccaaagatatcCATGGTTCGGAgcacctgtttgcccaaacagtgcACGTGGCGACGGTtaaggaccgaagagacacgacggttcggaccacctgtttgcccaaaccgACGTGGCAGCGGTTAAGGACCGAATAGACACGATGGTTCGGATCTGTTTGTCCAAACAGGACACGTGGCGACGGTTtaagaccgaagagacacgcctgttcggacctcctgtttggccaaacagtcacgtcagttcaaggaaacccctggactactataaatagggccctccataatgagattaaacacaccaacgaattcagataattaatttgtcatattagtttagtttacatactcagtcccgagtatcaagccgttcgaccggatagcgaactcctagtgctaaggactcgtctatcatccctaaaccgttgtatcttggggacaattactgtagatccgcgagcacagagcggaagtaattttgccttacgattgttatttggtagtgtagaaaatagaatgaCGATAAATGAAAAAGATGCAGAACCGAGGCGAGAATaaattctctctctttcttagGGAATGTAGTTTCAAAAAATATggcatttcttgattctataatTATTCTCTCATTTATATCGGGACTTTCGATTTGTGTACCAAGAATCGGTACGCACTACTATTGTTTGCATATCCTATGAAGATGCAATCAACAGTTTTTGGTCCTATTTTTACTTGTTTGGGTTTTGGTACTTCAACTTTTGCtaagcacccccacacttttgtatatttataggatggcttccttcctttccataattcatatggagttttatcttgtttcttttggggtaatttattcaaaattttattagccgaaagaatagcttccccccacatgttatgtgataggcctgagcttatcaacatagcattcatcatttctttcaatgTTCTATTCTTTCGTTCTGCAACACCATTTGATTGTGGAGAATAAGGTGCAGTCGTTTGATGAATAATGCCATTTTCACGACAAAATTTCTCAAAAGGTGCAACATACTCACCATCTCGATCACTTCGAATCATTTTGATCTTGGTGTTAAGTTGATTCTCAACTTCATTTTTGTATGTTTTGAAAGCTTCGAATGCTTCGTCTTTGCTTCTCAAAAGATACACATAGTAAAATCTTATGAAGTCCATGTTCGAGAAGTTGTCAATTTTATGGTCAAATATATGGCGATTGTGTAGATGGCACAACAGCTTCATGATCGTGCATCGAGCATTGCTTTTTTGCCGCAGTGTCGAAGAAGTTGGGCACCACCAAGTCTACGTTTAAGGTTAACAGTTGGCGTCGCCGCCAATGGTCGGACCAACATTCACTTCTTCATCTTGATTTTCATATCTCTAATGCTCTCTCGATTTGATAATATTTCAATTCTAGGATTTATGGTTTACTATATAGTTGATGAAATTTTAATTGGCGGCATGCGCTGGTTTTTAAATAAGAatagattttttaaataatttacatatatatatatatatatatatatatatatatatatatagggtgtggttctagagagaactacattatttgtgagaacgggagaaccatcaaatctaatgcattcactgtaaaaattaatgcattcgctgttaaaattaatgcactcaaaaaaataaataaaaatgctcccttcagaattcgaacccaggatctgcattcatccaacaagatgatgtatccaccgtagatcttgatgatcgaatggctgaaaatggttcttcgttctttttttatttatggttctttcctgaacctctccctatatatatatatatatatatatatatatatatatatttgtgtatgtttattaaaaaaactaattaagtttatttataaatttaatcaaatatgttaaaaataaaataaaagcaaaataGGACATATATTATCTGTGCATATAAACGCGCATACGTTGGGCCATTAAATGGTACATacctttttaatttcaaatgcCAAGTTTATAATCCCAGCTACCGTGCTTTACTCACTTGGATTTTTAGTTGTTATGTAGGCAAGATGAGCCAAATCCAGTTAATATGAACCCGTTTAAAATATTAAGACCCATAATATTAACAACTATGATTGTAtataaatgaacagagctactcgcaaaCTATTCaaagctcgattcgataattaATGAGCTACgctcgtgaacatgtttggaTTTTTAGTCTGCAG
It contains:
- the LOC130995613 gene encoding flavonoid 3',5'-methyltransferase-like; translated protein: MKEKFSCTILQSEALTKYLLETSAYPREHQQLKELRQASVDKYEHLSAMNVPADEGQLISMMLKVMNAKKTIEVGVFTGYSLLVTALALPDKAKVIAIDPDREAYEVGLPFIEKAGVAHKIEFINSDAVTAINELLDNGEEGTFDFAFVDADKENYIKYHELLLKLVRVGGMIAYDNTLWSGTVALADDDLTQEWKDKIGDTRIFLRNLNTFLANDSRIDLAHLSVGDGLSLCTRLH